GGGTCCAGGGGGCTGGCTCCCTGGCTTAGTCCAGGGCAGCGCCCTGGTGGGGTTCGGGGCGAAGCCCTGACAAGGGCTTTCATGTCTCGGGGTCCAGGGGTCTGGCTCCCTGGCTTAGTCCAGGACAGCGTCCTGGTGGGGTTCGGGGCTAAGCCCTGACAAAAGCTTTCATATCCAGGCTTTTTTTGAAAAAGTGATAAATAGTTACGATTGCGATTTGTTTTTTTCTTCATGGCATAAAGATTGATAGAGAAACAAAAGGGCAAAAAATGTCCGGAGATGGAAGCCCTGGCGGCAAAAAGTAACCAGTGGGCGGTTGAGTCCGGCGCGAAGGCGCGGAAGTACAAGGAGAATACGAAATGGATGCGACAGGAGCACTCAGCAGCATTCCCCAGTATGACCCGAAGAGTACGGCGGGGGGGGGAGCGGATGTCACGAATGGCGATAAACAACAGATTGATTTTCTTAAAATGTTATCGGCCCAACTCGAATATCAGGATCCTATGGAACCGATGCAGAATACCGAGTTTACAGCCCAGATGGCCCAGTTTACAGCCCTGGGCGAGCAGAAAAAATCCAACACCCTTCTGCAACAGTTGATCGATTCCAAATCGCCAGATCAGATCAGCCAGGCTGTGGCCTATATCGGGAAGCAGGTTGCGGTTTCTGGCAATGGAGTGGATGTGTCCGGAGGGGCTGGGTCGGTGCAGTTCCAGATGCCTTCGTCCGCCTCGGCCCATCTGCGCGTTTTTGACGAATCCGGCAAGTTGGTCAAGGAGATTCCGTCGAAGACCTACAGCAGCGGGGACAACAAGGTCGA
This sequence is a window from Magnetococcales bacterium. Protein-coding genes within it:
- a CDS encoding flagellar hook assembly protein FlgD, coding for MDATGALSSIPQYDPKSTAGGGADVTNGDKQQIDFLKMLSAQLEYQDPMEPMQNTEFTAQMAQFTALGEQKKSNTLLQQLIDSKSPDQISQAVAYIGKQVAVSGNGVDVSGGAGSVQFQMPSSASAHLRVFDESGKLVKEIPSKTYSSGDNKVDINDAKFGGKLPDGHYTYAVQMDDNQSIQATTLQTGVVTGVSRQSGDIVLDLNGRVFPLNSVLRIDQPDS